One Oenanthe melanoleuca isolate GR-GAL-2019-014 chromosome 3, OMel1.0, whole genome shotgun sequence DNA segment encodes these proteins:
- the TBCC gene encoding tubulin-specific chaperone C translates to MAAPGEAAAAAAVAALSQPEVAAGSAASAVVLPERLQRREAERQQGVERQRQKKEAQVVKEEQSEFFLAAFAREREAVEALLAEGTLEEAAARLQALQKLLTDSVRFLAPYEVRQGQETVARLQGDLAARRQQLQPKKKFAFRALKKEAAPGSAPRPAEPAPPAPAAPGPGLAEGESGGPPLCGFSGAQDAELELGPAELLQRDVLLSELRGCRVRLRGNPNTLRVRDCRGCTVLCGPVSTSVLVDGCSDCLLALACQQLRTHRTARCRVYVQVTSRAVIEACSEVSFAPYSWSYPGIERDFESSGLDRNSNNWNLVDDFDWLAADKPSPNWSLIPEQERITCWD, encoded by the coding sequence ATGGCGGCGccgggcgaggcggcggcggcggcggccgtgGCGGCTCTCTCGCAGCCCGAGGTGGCGGCGGGCTCGGCCGCCTCCGCCGTGGTGCTGCCGGAGCGGCTGCAGCGGCGGGAAGCGGAGCGGCAGCAGGGCGTGGAGCGGCAGCGGCAGAAGAAGGAGGCGCAGGTAGTGAAGGAGGAACAGAGCGAGTTCTTCCTGGCCGCCTTCGCCCGGGAGCGGGAGGCCGTGGAGGCGCTGCTGGCGGAGGGCACGCTGGAGGAGGCGGCCGCCCGCCTGCAGGCgctgcagaagctgctgacGGACAGCGTGCGCTTCCTGGCGCCCTACGAGGTGCGGCAGGGGCAGGAGACCGTGGCGCGGCTGCAGGGGGACCTGGCGGCGCGgcggcagcagctgcagcccaagAAGAAATTCGCCTTCCGCGCCCTCAAGAAAGAAGCGGCCCCGGGCagcgccccgcgccccgccgagcccgcgccgccggcccccgccgcgcccggccccggcctcgCCGAGGGCGAGTCGGGCGGGCCGCCGCTGTGCGGCTTCAGCGGCGCGCAGGACGCGGAGCTGGAGCTCGGCCCCGCGGAGCTGCTGCAGCGGGACGTGCTGCTGTCGGAGCTGCGCGGCTGCCGGGTGCGGCTCCGCGGCAACCCCAACACGCTGCGGGTGCGCGACTGCCGCGGCTGCACCGTGCTCTGCGGGCCCGTGTCCACCTCCGTGCTGGTGGACGGCTGCAGCGACTGCCTGCTGGCGCTGGCCTGCCAGCAGCTCCGCACGCACCGCACCGCCCGCTGCCGGGTCTATGTGCAAGTCACCAGCCGCGCCGTCATCGAGGCCTGCTCCGAGGTCTCCTTCGCCCCCTACTCCTGGAGCTACCCGGGTATCGAGCGAGATTTCGAGTCGTCTGGGCTCGACAGAAACAGCAACAACTGGAACCTGGTGGATGACTTCGACTGGCTGGCGGCTGACAAGCCTTCACCCAACTGGAGCCTGATCCCCGAGCAGGAAAGAATCACTTGCTGGGACTGA
- the PRPH2 gene encoding peripherin-2 encodes MALLKVKFNQKKRVKLAQGLWLMNWFSVFAGILVFSMGLFLKIELRKRSEVMDNNESHFVPNSLILMGILSCAFNGFAGKICYDSLDPAKFAKWKPMLKPYLALCCVFNMLLFFVALICFLMRGSLESTLAQGLKNGMKFYRDTDTPGRCFMKKTIDMLQIEFKCCGNNGYKDWFEIQWISNRYLDFSSKEVKDRIKSNVDGRYLVDGVPFSCCNPSSPRPCIQYQVTNNSAHYSYDYQTEELNLWRRGCREALLSYYSGMMSSMGAVILLVWLFEMSVMVGLRLLHTSLESIANPEDPECESEGWILENSLKDTFKSALENLKKLGKFNQVDAGAEGAEGEEGGKTPAITTVS; translated from the exons ATGGCACTGCTGAAAGTCAAATTCAATCAGAAGAAACGGGTAAAACTAGCGCAGGGACTATGGCTCATGAACTGGTTTTCGGTGTTTGCTGGAATCCTTGTTTTTAGCATGGGATTGTTCCTCAAAATTGAGCTCCGGAAGCGAAGCGAAGTGATGGACAATAATGAAAGCCACTTTGTGCCCAATTCTTTGATATTGATGGGTATATTATCCTGCGCCTTCAACGGTTTTGCTGGAAAAATTTGTTACGATTCTCTGGATCCCGCTAAATTTGCCAAGTGGAAGCCTATGCTGAAACCTTACCTGGCACTGTGCTGCGTCTTTAACATGCTCCTTTTCTTCGTGGCCCTGATTTGCTTTCTCATGAGGGGCTCCCTGGAGAGCACCCTGGCCCAGGGGCTCAAGAACGGCATGAAGTTCTACCGGGACACCGACACCCCCGGGAGGTGCTTCATGAAGAAAACCATCGACATGCTCCAGATCGAGTTCAAGTGCTGTGGCAACAACGGCTACAAAGATTGGTTCGAGATCCAGTGGATCAGCAACAGATACCTGGACTTCAGCTCCAAAGAAGTGAAAGA CCGCATCAAGAGCAACGTGGACGGGAGGTACCTGGTGGATGGAGTccccttcagctgctgcaaccccagctcccccaggccCTGCATCCAGTACCAGGTCACCAACAACTCTGCCCACTACAGCTACGACTACCAGACGGAGGAGCTGAACCTGTGGCGGCGCGGCTGCCGGGAAGCGCTGCTCAGCTACTACAGCGGCATGATGAGCTCCATGGGCGCCGTCATCCTCCTCGTCTGGCTCTTCGAG atgTCGGTGATGGTCGGCCTGCGCCTCCTGCACACCTCCCTGGAAAGCATTGCCAATCCCGAAGACCCCGAGTGCGAGAGCGAAGGCTGGATCCTGGAGAACAGCCTGAAGGACACTTTCAAATCCGCGCTGGAGAATTTGAAAAAGCTGGGTAAGTTCAACCAGGTGGATGCAGGAGCCGAAGGGGCCGAAGGAGAGGAAGGTGGGAAGACGCCAGCCATCACAACAGTCAGTTGA